From one Candidatus Methylomirabilota bacterium genomic stretch:
- a CDS encoding sigma-70 family RNA polymerase sigma factor yields the protein MTFREAGDPESPEAIHSEVALAQPKSRLRKGAPPKVEAEPFGVELEDEEKAAAVVLEETPALSEEALRPSAAPAEDPVRLYLKEIGKVHLLTAQQEVSLGRRIEAGQIQLRRALAGIPVATTQLLALVDRIRHAELGLDEVIVLPEGGEPKPDEIKPLLAVFTRIRRLEREIERLQESLRDKRRGKTTRANYHKWVAQNRTAIQTAVEKLPLKPALVDRLVGDVRRQAKRLAELRTPKDIRALESEIGLGKKALQAALHEIEGHDRIVRQAKRELMEANLRLVVSVAKRYLGSELTLLDLVQEGNIGLMKAVDRFQYRRGFKFSTYATWWIRQAITRAIADHSRTIRIPVHMVETLNRISRVNRALVNEMGREPTPEELAKRTGVPARKVRLILESSRKPLSLETPIGEDSELGDFLEDKSTESPNDTLISQDLTNQVERALGMLSPKEKEILRLRFGIGDEGEHTLEEVGKRFSVTRERIRQIETKALRKLRHPLRGRALKAFVEN from the coding sequence ATGACGTTCAGAGAAGCTGGCGATCCAGAATCCCCTGAGGCCATCCATTCGGAGGTCGCTCTCGCTCAGCCAAAGTCCAGGCTGCGGAAGGGCGCCCCGCCCAAGGTTGAGGCTGAGCCGTTCGGGGTCGAGCTCGAGGACGAGGAGAAGGCCGCGGCCGTTGTCCTCGAGGAAACGCCTGCCCTGTCCGAGGAAGCGCTGCGACCCAGCGCGGCCCCGGCCGAGGACCCCGTCCGTCTCTACCTCAAGGAAATCGGCAAGGTCCATCTGCTAACGGCCCAGCAGGAAGTCAGCCTCGGCCGGCGGATCGAAGCGGGTCAGATCCAGCTCCGCCGGGCGCTGGCGGGCATTCCCGTCGCGACAACCCAGCTGCTTGCCCTGGTCGACCGGATCCGACACGCCGAGCTCGGACTCGACGAGGTCATCGTGCTGCCCGAAGGCGGCGAGCCCAAGCCCGACGAGATCAAGCCTCTGCTGGCGGTCTTCACGCGCATCCGGCGGCTCGAGCGCGAGATCGAACGGCTGCAGGAGTCGCTCCGCGACAAGCGTCGCGGGAAGACCACGCGGGCGAACTACCACAAGTGGGTCGCGCAGAACCGCACCGCAATTCAGACCGCGGTCGAGAAGCTCCCGCTCAAGCCCGCGCTCGTGGACCGGCTGGTCGGCGACGTCCGCCGCCAGGCGAAGCGCCTTGCCGAGCTCCGGACACCCAAGGACATCCGCGCCCTCGAGAGCGAGATCGGGCTGGGCAAGAAGGCGCTCCAGGCCGCGCTCCACGAGATCGAAGGGCATGACCGCATCGTGCGCCAGGCCAAGCGCGAGCTGATGGAGGCCAACCTGCGGCTGGTCGTGTCGGTCGCCAAGCGCTACCTCGGCAGCGAGCTGACGCTCCTCGACCTGGTCCAGGAAGGCAACATCGGCCTCATGAAGGCGGTGGACCGCTTCCAGTACCGGCGCGGGTTCAAGTTCTCGACCTATGCGACCTGGTGGATTCGCCAGGCCATCACGCGCGCCATCGCCGACCATTCGCGCACCATCCGCATCCCGGTGCACATGGTCGAGACGCTGAACCGCATCTCGCGTGTCAACCGTGCCTTGGTCAACGAGATGGGCCGCGAGCCGACGCCGGAAGAGCTCGCCAAGAGGACCGGCGTGCCCGCGCGGAAGGTCCGCCTGATCCTCGAATCCTCGCGCAAGCCGCTCTCGCTCGAGACGCCGATCGGCGAGGACTCGGAGCTGGGAGACTTCCTCGAGGACAAGAGCACGGAGTCGCCGAACGACACCCTGATCAGCCAGGACCTGACGAACCAGGTGGAGCGGGCCCTCGGCATGCTCTCGCCCAAGGAGAAGGAGATCCTGCGCCTGCGCTTCGGCATCGGCGACGAAGGCGAGCACACGCTGGAGGAAGTCGGCAAGCGCTTCTCGGTCACCCGCGAGCGCATCCGCCAGATCGAGACCAAGGCGCTCCGCAAGCTGCGCCACCCGCTGCGCGGGCGGGCGCTCAAGGCCTTCGTGGAGAACTGA